The Scomber scombrus chromosome 5, fScoSco1.1, whole genome shotgun sequence genome window below encodes:
- the LOC133980332 gene encoding histone H3.3A, producing the protein MARTKQTARKSTGGKAPRKQLATKAARKSAPSTGGVKKPHRYRPGTVALREIRRYQKSTELLIRKLPFQRLVREIAQDFKTDLRFQSAAIGALQEASEAYLVGLFEDTNLCAIHAKRVTIMPKDIQLARRIRGERA; encoded by the exons ATGGCCCGTACCAAGCAGACTGCCCGTAAGTCCACTGGAGGCAAAGCCCCACGTAAACAGCTGGCCACAAAGGCTGCCCGCAAGAGCGCCCCTTCCACTGGTGGTGTGAAGAAGCCCCATCGCTACAG GCCTGGTACTGTGGCTCTGCGTGAGATCCGTCGTTATCAGAAGTCCACTGAGCTGCTGATCCGCAAGCTGCCCTTCCAGCGCCTGGTGAGAGAAATCGCCCAGGACTTCAAGACCGATCTGCGTTTCCAGAGTGCAGCCATTGGAGCTCTGCAG GAGGCCAGCGAGGCTTACCTGGTCGGTCTGTTTGAGGACACCAACCTGTGCGCCATCCACGCCAAACGTGTCACCATCATGCCCAAAGACATCCAGCTGGCACGTCGTATCCGTGGGGAGCGTGCTTAa